A part of Chloroflexota bacterium genomic DNA contains:
- a CDS encoding amidohydrolase, translating to MPGTLIKAGTVLTMDDQRGILSPGHLLFDGAEIIAVGTPEDVPQDDVDQVIDFSDRLVMPGLVNAHAHTPMSLFRGLAEGISLFTMDGFINCLRRLEAAADSSMVPAAVEVSCAEMIRTGTTCFADQYFYMRDIYPVVDRSGLRAALAYGIVELGNEDSRKREIRSVTEFLESFSNHPRIKGWVGPHAFFVDNSEEVIALELELARRFDTGLHIHFATSSEEEDYCQAKFGISAVERMKQLGILEFPILAAHAITVPESGYSTLAESPFTAVICASSSMRSGFPAAPVKAMRDAGINLALGTDNVANANSYDLFREMDIAAKLQVYRESEPGVIPAKAILEMATLGGAKALGWEDKIGSLAPGKLADLIALDLTDIGWGPKGAQDIYTAIVYAISGMHVTDVMADGKWLLQDKKWTTMDYSGAASQMDADYLRLNNNLENL from the coding sequence ATGCCAGGAACACTGATTAAAGCAGGAACGGTTCTGACAATGGATGACCAGAGGGGAATTTTGTCACCTGGTCATTTATTATTTGATGGGGCAGAGATTATCGCGGTTGGTACACCTGAAGACGTTCCACAGGATGATGTCGATCAGGTGATTGATTTCAGCGATCGTCTGGTGATGCCTGGGCTTGTAAACGCCCATGCCCATACGCCTATGTCGTTATTCAGGGGACTAGCTGAAGGCATTTCGTTATTTACGATGGACGGCTTTATTAACTGCTTACGGCGGTTAGAGGCTGCGGCAGATTCATCGATGGTTCCAGCTGCAGTAGAAGTGAGTTGCGCAGAAATGATCCGCACAGGGACAACCTGTTTTGCGGATCAATATTTTTATATGAGAGATATTTATCCCGTAGTGGACCGGAGCGGCCTAAGAGCAGCCCTGGCCTATGGGATTGTGGAATTGGGGAACGAAGACTCACGAAAACGTGAAATCCGATCGGTTACGGAATTCCTTGAGAGTTTCTCGAATCATCCGAGGATCAAGGGCTGGGTTGGACCGCATGCCTTTTTTGTGGATAACAGTGAAGAAGTGATCGCTCTCGAATTAGAACTTGCCCGAAGATTTGATACAGGCTTGCACATCCATTTTGCAACTAGCAGCGAAGAAGAAGATTACTGCCAAGCAAAATTTGGCATTTCAGCGGTGGAACGGATGAAACAATTGGGAATCCTGGAATTCCCGATCCTGGCAGCCCATGCGATAACTGTGCCTGAGAGCGGCTATTCGACATTAGCGGAAAGTCCCTTCACGGCAGTGATCTGTGCTTCCTCATCCATGCGGAGTGGTTTCCCGGCTGCGCCAGTTAAGGCAATGCGCGACGCAGGTATCAACCTTGCGCTTGGGACGGATAATGTTGCCAATGCCAACTCTTACGATCTCTTCAGAGAGATGGATATTGCCGCTAAGCTGCAGGTTTATCGAGAGTCGGAGCCGGGGGTTATCCCTGCAAAGGCAATCTTAGAGATGGCAACGCTGGGCGGGGCAAAGGCTCTGGGCTGGGAAGATAAAATTGGCAGCCTGGCTCCTGGAAAACTTGCAGACCTGATTGCTCTGGACCTGACGGATATTGGATGGGGACCAAAAGGAGCTCAGGATATATACACTGCTATTGTCTATGCGATCAGCGGCATGCATGTTACGGATGTCATGGCTGATGGCAAGTGGCTGCTGCAGGATAAGAAATGGACAACTATGGACTATTCAGGCGCTGCGAGTCAGATGGATGCAGACTACCTGAGGCTCAATAACAATCTAGAAAATCTTTAG
- a CDS encoding HPr family phosphocarrier protein, whose amino-acid sequence MKLTLKTTIQHPSGLHARPASLFVQTANKFQSDISVQNLTDSSPIVNAKSILNILTLGVMQDHEIEIIAEGDDATEAIEGFKALINDNFGE is encoded by the coding sequence ATGAAACTTACGCTTAAAACCACAATCCAACATCCTTCCGGGCTTCATGCGAGACCTGCCTCCCTTTTCGTGCAGACAGCGAACAAATTTCAATCTGATATTTCAGTTCAGAATCTCACAGATAGCAGCCCAATTGTGAATGCCAAAAGTATTTTGAATATCTTAACCCTTGGTGTAATGCAAGATCATGAAATTGAAATTATTGCTGAAGGCGATGATGCAACAGAGGCCATTGAAGGCTTTAAAGCCTTGATAAACGATAATTTTGGCGAATAG
- a CDS encoding 30S ribosomal protein S21: MRRFRKKVTGSKVLSEHRRRRFFTSKSEERRIAKKKAIRRMRRNDK; the protein is encoded by the coding sequence ATGCGACGATTTCGCAAAAAAGTGACCGGTTCCAAGGTACTTTCCGAGCATCGAAGGCGAAGATTCTTTACTTCTAAGAGTGAAGAACGACGAATTGCCAAGAAAAAAGCTATTCGGCGGATGCGTCGGAACGACAAGTAG
- a CDS encoding radical SAM protein — protein sequence MSGIALQSGIIYGPILSRRLGRSLGINLLPSKRKVCSFDCIYCQYGRTKDLVLHPIRSTLPKPPEVYAAVEAALKKPRSIDYLTFSGNGEPTIHPDFPEIVRGVKAIKDKLRPEAKLAILSNSSRVNDPEVAAALRLFDAPIMKLDAGDQQTFEAINRPVGGLKIDEIVNGLQRLPMLIVQSVLVNGVITNNQGEAFEQWVERLAALHPRIVQIYSTERPTAQNEVKCVSPEKLQQIATELNERQGFNVHAYWQN from the coding sequence ATGTCAGGAATCGCGTTGCAGTCAGGGATTATTTATGGACCGATCCTATCACGTAGATTAGGAAGGTCTTTAGGGATTAATCTGTTACCATCAAAGCGAAAAGTCTGTTCATTTGATTGTATCTATTGCCAATATGGCAGGACGAAGGATTTAGTGCTTCATCCGATCCGTTCAACTCTCCCCAAACCACCAGAAGTCTATGCTGCTGTTGAAGCTGCTTTAAAGAAGCCGCGGTCCATTGACTACCTGACTTTCTCTGGCAATGGTGAGCCAACCATTCATCCGGATTTCCCGGAAATTGTTCGTGGGGTAAAAGCCATCAAGGATAAGTTACGCCCGGAAGCGAAACTGGCCATTTTATCCAATTCGTCACGAGTGAACGACCCGGAAGTGGCAGCAGCGCTTCGCCTTTTTGATGCGCCAATTATGAAGCTGGATGCTGGTGATCAACAGACTTTTGAAGCGATCAACCGACCTGTAGGCGGTTTGAAAATTGATGAGATTGTGAATGGCCTGCAACGGCTGCCGATGTTAATAGTACAAAGTGTATTGGTGAATGGAGTAATTACAAACAATCAGGGAGAAGCGTTCGAGCAATGGGTGGAAAGGCTCGCAGCACTTCATCCACGGATTGTGCAAATTTATTCCACCGAGAGACCGACTGCACAAAATGAAGTGAAATGTGTTTCACCCGAAAAATTGCAGCAAATAGCCACAGAGCTAAATGAGCGGCAAGGGTTCAATGTCCATGCCTATTGGCAAAATTAG
- a CDS encoding response regulator transcription factor codes for MNEKLVLIVDDKFSITRLVSDYLNSKGYKTITAWDGNQALTEARINQPDIILLDIMMPHMDGFEFIKTYRKESNTPIILLTAKIEETEKVIGLGLGADDYVTKPFGMAELAARVKAVLRRSDPSQAQNTTLHFGYLSIDPNKLKVLVNTKEITLTPTEFHLLNTLAQNPGRVFTREQLLCEIQGEAHGSLEKTINVHIRNLRVKIEEDPGNPKFIQTVFGVGYRFTDNP; via the coding sequence ATGAATGAAAAACTAGTCCTTATCGTTGACGATAAATTTTCAATCACCCGCTTGGTCTCAGACTACCTGAACTCCAAGGGATATAAAACAATCACTGCCTGGGATGGCAATCAGGCCCTAACTGAAGCCCGGATCAATCAACCGGATATTATCCTGCTTGACATCATGATGCCGCATATGGACGGTTTCGAATTCATCAAAACCTATCGCAAAGAAAGCAATACTCCCATCATTTTGTTAACCGCTAAGATCGAGGAAACGGAGAAAGTGATTGGGCTAGGCTTAGGTGCCGATGATTATGTCACCAAACCCTTTGGGATGGCAGAATTGGCAGCCCGGGTCAAAGCCGTCCTCCGTCGCTCTGACCCCTCCCAGGCCCAAAATACCACCCTTCACTTTGGGTATCTCAGCATTGATCCTAACAAATTAAAAGTTCTGGTAAATACTAAAGAAATCACCCTGACGCCAACTGAATTCCATTTGTTAAACACCCTTGCTCAAAATCCGGGTCGTGTTTTCACACGAGAACAACTGCTCTGTGAAATCCAGGGAGAAGCACATGGCTCCCTTGAGAAGACTATAAATGTCCACATTCGGAATTTGAGGGTCAAGATCGAAGAAGACCCTGGAAATCCGAAATTTATTCAAACCGTATTTGGTGTTGGGTACCGTTTTACAGATAACCCTTAA
- a CDS encoding HAMP domain-containing histidine kinase gives MKNPSIQTKFIVAFMAVGLLAIALVGIFTSTVSNQEFQDLVIERLTSEYSAELIDNYETYGTLFGNDHGFITSSSIDFPSFNEANQTGIVLALPNGGILLGDPAHPSGSFLTGSDIQNAKVVEYDDHEIALLFPSNPAFLPNPQEQRFIETTNKAMLYASLGAISLAVILGLVFTRTLLRPLSKLSTAISNVEQGKLSQIVESTSNDELGQVIQGFNKMSAALTDANARRDQMTADIAHELRSPLTVINGYLEAMQDGSLDMTKERLAFVQDEVNQLNRLVDDLRTLALADSGELIIRKSEININNVFAHLLQAYQLLADSKNIELSFANYGFNTLFADKGRLMQVLSNLLNNAFRHTEPDGQISVKAYNLSDGSTTFEIEDTGEGIPEEDLPCVFNRFYRVDPSRQTKEGESGLGLSIVKAIVEAHHGQADVQSEMGKGTTFTITFPMNPLS, from the coding sequence ATGAAAAATCCATCAATTCAAACGAAATTTATAGTTGCCTTTATGGCTGTTGGCCTACTCGCAATTGCGCTTGTGGGTATTTTTACATCCACTGTCTCGAACCAGGAGTTTCAGGACCTGGTGATTGAAAGGTTAACAAGTGAATACTCCGCTGAGTTGATTGACAATTATGAAACCTATGGCACATTATTTGGTAATGACCATGGATTTATAACTAGCTCATCCATTGATTTCCCGTCTTTTAATGAAGCTAATCAAACCGGAATTGTTCTGGCCCTTCCCAATGGCGGAATACTCTTGGGCGATCCCGCTCACCCTTCGGGGTCATTTCTAACTGGATCCGATATCCAAAATGCAAAAGTAGTCGAGTACGATGATCATGAGATCGCTCTGCTATTTCCCTCCAATCCTGCATTTCTACCCAATCCACAGGAGCAGCGCTTCATTGAAACAACCAATAAGGCAATGCTATATGCCAGCCTGGGAGCAATCTCTTTAGCAGTGATTTTGGGCCTGGTCTTCACACGCACCCTCTTGCGCCCACTTTCGAAACTATCAACAGCTATCTCCAATGTGGAACAAGGGAAATTAAGTCAAATTGTTGAATCAACTTCAAACGATGAACTCGGGCAAGTCATCCAGGGATTCAACAAAATGAGTGCTGCACTCACTGATGCCAACGCCCGTCGTGACCAAATGACAGCCGACATCGCTCACGAACTTCGCAGCCCATTGACCGTCATCAATGGATACCTGGAGGCCATGCAGGACGGTTCTCTGGACATGACCAAAGAACGCCTGGCTTTTGTTCAGGATGAAGTGAACCAGTTGAACCGCTTGGTAGATGACCTGCGAACTCTAGCGCTTGCGGATTCTGGGGAACTAATAATCCGGAAATCGGAAATCAATATCAATAACGTTTTTGCCCATCTATTACAGGCCTATCAACTTCTGGCGGATTCAAAGAATATAGAATTATCCTTTGCGAATTACGGTTTCAACACCCTCTTTGCGGATAAAGGCCGGCTGATGCAGGTGCTCTCTAACCTACTCAATAATGCTTTCCGGCATACAGAACCGGATGGTCAAATCTCGGTTAAAGCCTATAATCTGTCAGATGGCAGCACAACCTTTGAAATTGAAGATACTGGTGAAGGCATCCCTGAAGAAGACCTTCCCTGTGTCTTCAACCGATTTTATCGTGTGGACCCTTCCCGCCAAACCAAAGAAGGCGAATCCGGTCTGGGACTCAGCATTGTCAAAGCAATCGTTGAAGCACATCACGGACAGGCTGACGTGCAAAGCGAAATGGGCAAAGGCACAACCTTTACGATCACCTTCCCAATGAACCCTCTCTCCTAA
- a CDS encoding mechanosensitive ion channel family protein has product MDFQTILQDWFTSLIDFFPKIVAALVIFLVTIVGAGFVAKSVKKFSARKITSPELLHLIFRITRWTLLIVGTIVALDQVNFNVTGFIAGLGVAGFTIGFALQDIAKNFISGLLLLYRQPFVIGDAVKISTFVGIITQINIRDTVLKTYDGELVIIPNQEVFQNPIVNYTHTKLRRQSVKIGLGYEEDSDRAVDIFLGAVKGVEGVESTPGPSIYVSDLGESALILKTYYWCDQKDENILDVQSKVITAIKKAAETNSINLPHPIQIIRLVGQE; this is encoded by the coding sequence ATGGATTTCCAAACGATTCTGCAGGATTGGTTCACTTCATTGATTGATTTCTTCCCGAAAATCGTCGCAGCGCTGGTGATTTTTCTGGTCACAATTGTTGGGGCGGGATTTGTAGCGAAATCTGTCAAGAAATTCAGCGCAAGAAAAATCACAAGCCCGGAACTGCTGCACCTCATTTTTAGAATCACGCGCTGGACCTTATTGATTGTGGGAACGATCGTTGCATTGGATCAGGTTAATTTCAATGTGACAGGTTTTATTGCCGGCTTGGGAGTGGCTGGTTTCACGATTGGGTTTGCCCTGCAGGATATCGCCAAGAATTTCATCAGCGGTTTGTTATTGCTTTATCGCCAACCATTTGTGATTGGCGATGCGGTGAAGATTTCAACTTTCGTAGGGATCATTACGCAGATCAATATCCGGGATACTGTTCTGAAAACTTACGATGGCGAATTGGTAATCATCCCGAACCAAGAAGTCTTTCAGAATCCAATTGTCAATTACACTCATACAAAATTGCGGCGCCAATCGGTCAAAATCGGTTTGGGTTATGAGGAAGATAGTGATCGGGCTGTCGATATATTTCTCGGGGCTGTTAAGGGTGTTGAGGGAGTTGAATCGACACCTGGGCCGTCTATATATGTGAGTGATTTGGGGGAGTCTGCTTTAATCCTGAAGACTTACTATTGGTGTGATCAGAAAGATGAGAACATTCTTGATGTTCAATCAAAAGTAATTACAGCCATTAAGAAAGCTGCTGAAACGAACAGCATTAACTTACCTCATCCAATTCAAATCATACGTTTGGTAGGACAAGAATAA
- a CDS encoding sortase encodes MHTNANHTRNVFISVKKFIYTSTIIVMIFFTMGMDTFSPNAEYDLPTPFNVTASTDLSNRIKITWESVCGNGSADNYSVYAKKQGATSFSIIGKVPYYNCSSGVPTEYDFVLDGILDFAYRDYDFKVKTCPIDQYYCANDFSPVATGSAVIDPPYISATDGTYENKIEISFFEYSFNSQSYKVYRSADPAGPYTFVGTTTGDATLDGTYTDYVPAGTTYYYKGQICTLFDDCSPLSTDYAVGYSSSVGPSEIRATDGTVAQSINITWDEIPEAWGYRVYRSETSTPPADVNAYLPPEVYTTNFQDSGADPYTTYHYWIRAYDINFGDWTDLSASDTGWRTYKAAYNVTASDDTSYDQIDLTWGNYDDAFINQYIIYRSIAPYGEIINLGHSSTTSYTDNLALPGHTYYYWIKSCDELNRCSSLAGPDEGIATLASVGSAGTLTASDGTSTDHVLLEWDPVYGADFYKLYRGQTAGSRPANNFTTSTSLTYTDTAATPGIQYYYWVQACTTETCSAADATDGGYRALAGPANVQASDGTDTAQIQVTWDSVTGADFYELYSAPTLGGVKSLVSSSVAGTNFSDSSMGEGQALYYWVKACTSLTYSDFSSPDLGWRGIMPPANLTASDGEYDQVSLSWDDNPSATHYAVYRATSNEGTKSVLAANNATNSFIDSTATPGTTYYYWVKTFVNTYSSDFGPLETGWARGGTLPVVTSITRVDQNPTNAGSVQFLMTFNKDVTGVTTGDFVIDSSGLTGAAITALTGAGSTRTVTVSTGTGSGTLSIDVQDDNSIVDGISNELGGPTIGDGDFTSGETYTIDKEAPTLLSFTRYYPVEENTNADTLVFQADFSQAVINVTSDDFVVNSNSTAIIINVQQVIGDIYQITVSGGDLADFNGSVSLDLSSTQNIIDLAGNALSQTEPATDESYIVDNQGPKVDSIVRSLPVEEHTNSSDLQFIINFNSPVENVGIDDFLVIGGSTAEIHHLFLHGSNMFVIAYVGLGDIDTFNGKIGIALSASTDITDESGNPILLDNPDIHESYILDHIGPTSITIAGVAPEGTKVFITKPSKLEVKFGEDVKHDGSLVAADNVGNYRLFSAGENGVYDTTSCQTANSAELTIGNDDVAYPIGPIAYSNGGGSGPFIATLTINNGTPLPVGEYRLMVCGTTSIEDLAGNELNDGETDSYANLKIVIPEILPETGFTPDALTEVPFAFTESEYDLSTGIQLGIPALGISRAVLGIPASGNGWNLSWLGNDLGYLAGTAYPTLPGNTVITGHAYNNFGQPGPLYDLESLRWGDQIVITANGQEYVYEVRSVSEYTSPKDISVLQRHEAYDWVTLITCNSYDQNADSFLFRTVVRAVLVDIH; translated from the coding sequence ATGCACACAAACGCCAACCATACAAGGAATGTGTTCATTTCTGTGAAGAAGTTCATCTATACCTCAACCATCATCGTGATGATCTTCTTTACGATGGGTATGGACACATTCAGTCCAAACGCTGAATACGACCTTCCCACACCTTTTAATGTCACCGCTTCAACGGATCTATCTAATCGAATAAAGATTACTTGGGAGTCCGTCTGTGGAAATGGCTCAGCAGATAATTATAGCGTCTATGCAAAAAAGCAAGGAGCTACGTCATTTTCGATTATTGGGAAAGTCCCCTATTATAACTGCTCAAGCGGTGTCCCCACTGAATACGATTTTGTGCTAGATGGCATTCTAGATTTCGCTTATCGAGATTATGATTTTAAGGTCAAAACCTGTCCTATTGATCAATATTATTGCGCTAATGATTTCAGTCCTGTGGCCACTGGTTCAGCTGTGATTGATCCACCTTATATTTCTGCAACCGATGGCACCTATGAAAATAAAATAGAAATCTCCTTCTTTGAGTATTCTTTCAACTCACAATCTTATAAAGTCTATAGAAGTGCTGATCCTGCAGGCCCCTACACCTTTGTTGGTACTACCACCGGTGACGCCACCTTGGATGGCACATATACCGACTACGTTCCGGCTGGAACAACGTATTACTACAAAGGCCAAATCTGTACTTTATTTGATGATTGCAGTCCACTAAGTACCGATTATGCGGTTGGATACTCATCTTCGGTAGGTCCTTCGGAAATACGTGCGACTGATGGCACCGTAGCCCAATCAATTAATATCACCTGGGACGAAATTCCCGAAGCATGGGGCTATCGCGTTTACCGTTCTGAAACTTCGACACCACCTGCCGATGTGAACGCCTATCTCCCTCCGGAGGTCTACACTACTAATTTCCAAGATTCTGGTGCAGATCCATATACCACGTATCATTATTGGATCCGTGCTTATGACATAAATTTCGGTGACTGGACGGATCTCTCCGCATCAGATACAGGGTGGCGAACATACAAAGCGGCCTACAATGTTACCGCCAGCGATGACACTTCTTATGATCAGATTGATCTGACCTGGGGTAATTATGATGATGCATTTATAAATCAATACATTATTTATCGATCCATCGCCCCCTATGGTGAAATAATCAATCTTGGGCATTCTTCAACAACCAGTTACACAGATAATTTGGCCCTTCCTGGGCATACTTATTATTATTGGATCAAGTCTTGTGATGAGTTAAATCGTTGCAGCAGTTTGGCGGGCCCGGACGAAGGTATTGCGACTCTGGCATCTGTAGGCAGTGCTGGCACACTGACAGCCAGTGACGGTACTAGTACCGACCATGTGCTGCTTGAATGGGATCCCGTATATGGCGCGGATTTCTACAAGCTCTATCGCGGTCAAACCGCGGGGTCCAGGCCGGCAAACAACTTCACCACATCAACATCACTCACCTATACAGACACCGCGGCAACCCCTGGCATTCAATATTACTATTGGGTTCAAGCCTGCACAACTGAAACATGCAGCGCAGCAGATGCCACTGATGGTGGCTATCGCGCCCTTGCGGGGCCTGCAAACGTACAAGCCAGTGATGGCACCGATACTGCCCAAATTCAGGTCACCTGGGATTCCGTGACCGGTGCGGATTTCTATGAACTCTATTCAGCGCCCACCCTCGGTGGCGTAAAAAGCTTGGTGAGTTCTTCCGTAGCTGGCACTAACTTCTCCGATTCAAGTATGGGCGAAGGCCAGGCCCTTTATTACTGGGTGAAGGCCTGCACAAGCCTGACCTACAGCGATTTCAGCTCCCCAGATCTCGGTTGGCGCGGCATCATGCCCCCAGCCAACTTAACCGCATCCGACGGTGAATATGATCAGGTTTCCCTCTCCTGGGATGACAACCCATCGGCAACCCATTACGCTGTTTATCGGGCTACATCCAACGAAGGCACGAAATCAGTCCTGGCCGCCAACAATGCGACCAATTCCTTCATTGATTCAACCGCAACCCCAGGCACAACGTATTACTACTGGGTCAAAACCTTTGTCAATACCTACAGCTCAGATTTTGGTCCATTAGAAACTGGCTGGGCGCGGGGCGGCACGCTTCCAGTAGTTACAAGCATCACTCGGGTTGACCAGAACCCCACCAATGCCGGGTCTGTTCAATTCCTGATGACCTTCAACAAAGATGTCACTGGCGTCACAACCGGTGATTTCGTTATTGATTCTTCCGGCCTGACAGGCGCTGCTATCACAGCTCTTACCGGAGCTGGCAGCACCAGAACTGTCACAGTTTCAACTGGGACTGGTTCCGGCACATTGAGCATTGATGTGCAAGATGATAATTCCATTGTCGACGGTATTTCGAATGAGCTTGGTGGCCCAACCATAGGTGACGGTGATTTCACCTCCGGTGAAACCTATACCATTGATAAGGAAGCCCCCACACTTTTGTCATTCACCCGCTACTATCCTGTGGAAGAAAACACTAATGCAGACACCCTCGTTTTCCAGGCTGATTTCAGTCAAGCTGTGATTAATGTAACATCTGATGACTTTGTTGTGAATAGCAACAGCACAGCAATCATCATAAATGTTCAACAAGTGATTGGTGATATCTACCAGATAACCGTTTCCGGTGGTGACCTGGCCGATTTCAACGGTTCGGTCAGTCTGGACCTTTCGAGCACCCAAAATATCATCGATCTCGCTGGTAATGCACTCTCCCAAACAGAGCCTGCCACAGATGAAAGTTATATTGTTGATAATCAAGGCCCAAAAGTAGATTCAATAGTCCGCTCATTACCTGTTGAAGAACATACCAACTCTTCGGATTTACAATTCATAATCAACTTCAATTCACCAGTGGAAAATGTTGGAATAGATGATTTCTTAGTGATCGGCGGTTCAACTGCTGAAATCCATCATCTATTTCTACATGGTTCAAATATGTTCGTAATTGCCTATGTCGGGTTAGGTGATATTGACACCTTCAACGGAAAAATCGGTATTGCCCTAAGCGCCAGCACAGATATTACCGATGAATCAGGCAATCCCATCTTATTAGATAATCCAGATATTCACGAATCATACATCCTAGACCACATTGGCCCTACATCTATAACAATTGCCGGAGTTGCGCCTGAAGGTACAAAGGTATTTATCACTAAACCAAGCAAGTTGGAAGTCAAATTTGGTGAAGACGTCAAACATGATGGCAGCTTGGTCGCGGCGGACAATGTAGGCAATTACAGATTATTTTCCGCTGGAGAAAACGGCGTATATGACACAACCAGCTGTCAAACTGCCAATTCAGCAGAATTAACAATCGGAAACGATGATGTCGCTTATCCAATCGGTCCAATCGCCTATTCCAATGGCGGCGGTTCAGGACCCTTTATAGCCACGCTGACAATCAATAATGGCACACCCTTGCCAGTCGGTGAATATCGTCTGATGGTGTGCGGTACAACTTCCATTGAAGATTTGGCAGGCAACGAACTTAACGACGGAGAAACCGACTCTTACGCAAACCTCAAAATCGTCATTCCTGAGATACTGCCGGAAACAGGTTTCACCCCAGACGCTCTAACAGAAGTGCCATTTGCATTCACAGAAAGTGAATACGATCTTTCGACCGGCATTCAACTAGGTATTCCAGCGTTAGGGATCTCCCGAGCTGTCCTCGGCATTCCCGCATCAGGCAACGGTTGGAACCTCTCGTGGCTTGGCAATGACCTTGGTTACCTGGCGGGGACAGCCTACCCCACCTTGCCCGGTAACACAGTAATCACCGGACATGCTTATAACAATTTTGGCCAGCCGGGACCGCTCTATGACCTGGAGTCTCTCCGCTGGGGCGATCAGATTGTGATCACAGCCAACGGTCAGGAATATGTCTATGAAGTGCGCAGCGTTTCAGAATACACCAGCCCTAAGGATATCTCCGTGCTTCAACGGCATGAGGCCTACGACTGGGTGACACTGATCACCTGCAACAGTTACGACCAAAACGCTGACTCTTTCCTCTTCAGGACCGTTGTCAGAGCAGTACTGGTTGATATCCACTAA
- a CDS encoding sigma-70 family RNA polymerase sigma factor — MTSMDAYSEDTLEDENMEQYLVEDAVDENEQVNYEEIISDHTGITSDDSVSLYLNEMSRVPLLTKEEEISLAKKMEKGRKARSLMIESDGEVENLDEIKELIREGKEAREYLIKANIRLVVSIAKKYRQYGSSFLDLIQAGNVGLIRAVDKFDYSRGNRFSTYATWWIRRSVLRFLNQKERTIRLPNYLSNRLRKVRHVTRDLSQQLGRQPTLEEISEHVEQSSEELRQLIDYARLPISLDKPVGEDGETELLNFVENESEPTPFNSVQQRMLESDIENALGELSEREASIIKLRFGLEGNRSHTLKELGEIFGVTRERIRQIQQKALRKLRSPQNQVRLRNYL, encoded by the coding sequence ATGACATCTATGGACGCGTATTCTGAAGACACGCTTGAAGATGAGAACATGGAACAATACCTCGTTGAGGATGCGGTTGATGAGAATGAACAAGTAAATTACGAAGAGATCATTTCCGACCACACCGGTATTACCTCTGATGATTCAGTCAGCCTTTACCTCAATGAAATGAGTCGTGTGCCACTTCTGACCAAGGAAGAGGAAATCTCTCTGGCCAAGAAGATGGAAAAGGGCCGGAAGGCCCGCTCACTGATGATTGAAAGCGATGGCGAGGTTGAGAACCTTGATGAGATCAAGGAACTCATTCGAGAGGGTAAGGAAGCCCGCGAATATCTCATCAAAGCGAATATTCGCTTGGTGGTCAGCATCGCTAAGAAGTATCGCCAATATGGCTCTTCTTTCCTGGACCTAATTCAGGCTGGTAATGTGGGCTTGATTCGTGCCGTGGATAAATTTGATTATTCCCGCGGTAACCGGTTCAGCACCTACGCCACCTGGTGGATTCGCCGCTCCGTGCTGCGTTTCTTGAACCAGAAGGAACGCACCATTCGGCTGCCTAACTATTTGAGCAACCGCTTGCGCAAGGTCCGTCACGTGACCCGTGACCTCTCGCAGCAATTGGGCCGTCAACCCACTTTGGAAGAGATTTCAGAACATGTTGAGCAGTCTTCTGAAGAGCTTCGCCAGTTAATTGATTATGCCCGGTTGCCAATTTCACTGGATAAGCCAGTTGGTGAGGATGGCGAAACTGAATTGCTTAACTTTGTTGAAAACGAAAGTGAACCCACGCCTTTCAACTCGGTCCAGCAGCGCATGCTTGAATCAGATATCGAAAACGCTTTGGGCGAACTCTCTGAGCGTGAAGCCAGCATTATTAAACTGCGCTTTGGTTTGGAGGGCAATCGAAGCCACACCCTGAAAGAATTGGGCGAGATCTTTGGTGTGACCCGTGAGCGGATCCGCCAAATTCAGCAGAAGGCTCTGCGGAAACTTCGCAGCCCTCAAAATCAGGTACGCTTACGCAACTACCTCTAA